Proteins from a single region of Bombus pascuorum chromosome 5, iyBomPasc1.1, whole genome shotgun sequence:
- the LOC132907262 gene encoding thiosulfate sulfurtransferase/rhodanese-like domain-containing protein 3 isoform X4 yields MSGGDEICLNVDYNEILKAQNDSSVLIIDVREKEEIDETGKLPGSIHIPMGDVANTLLSLSEKDFKERFNKEKPSKNTKIILSCRSGKRSGMVQEEIRKLGYENAYNYVGGWLDWESNHKV; encoded by the exons ATGTCTGGAGGTGATGAAATTTGCCTTAATGTTGATTATAATGAGATTCTAAAAGCTCAAAATGATAGTAGTGTTTTAATCATCGATGTcagggaaaaggaagaaattgaTGAAACTGGGAAGCTACCTGGAAGTATTCATATACCAA tggGAGATGTTGCAAATACATTGTTAAGCCTTTCTGAGAAAGATTTTAAGGaaagatttaataaagaaaaaccTTCCAAAAATACAAAGATCATATTAAGTTGTAGATCTGGGAAGAGAAGTGGCATGGTTCAAGAAGAAATTCGAAAGCTTGGATAtgaaaa cGCATACAATTATGTTGGAGGATGGCTAGACTGGGAAAGCAATCATAAAGTATAa
- the LOC132907237 gene encoding angiomotin-like protein 1 isoform X1, giving the protein MSSLQQGSRFLPFSNNNIQRKQLSMQGGLPQSLSGSETDVSTSNENLTNEDRYVIRHTARQEPQGQENQQQSPSRSSSHKENIPNIQGNLLNRNSLKDSLNGSNRNSLKENLNGSNRNSLKDSINGSNRNSLKDNLSNRTSVGSNRSSLDVSTSSYNTLIIHNANDDNSWVPSGRLSGVVREHGDMGYLYCDGGGKGHSNSPTMQSLSNLSHEDHVYEQPNNGGCQEITDIPDDYLSQSQVLKHLAKEVKVPSYSKLTNNGGNIDMRMRDGDRGKQNDSESEDRPPPSYMSVLLPLKNKSRLLGPMEKLTLSRSQPDLSRIGKPDMDNYNLRATSPRPQTKGREETESATGEIWPPSEMIQIVIQENSALKLELERCYNKVAKSQKLEQEIAKVHRAHEELAASSERREKLERAARLRLQNDCRRLTELNRALRDQIDLLSARTDSPPIVESMRKELTQRELLIGQLITQNKELAAAKERQEIELAAQRATLQEQRTHIDILDTALTNAQGNVVRLEEECRKKQVYVERVGQLQRALSSLQASSDRREETERQLRGQLERELREGGGGGGGGANGNEQSSNGETIAELKRRIRERDEKIMSLEGDVAKWEQRYLEESALRQAAIDAASLPKDAKIAALEKTSQDAEKLIAEARSEKMRHMDEVHAAQKKLADFESRMKDLESKLAERDAMIRVLQKHTYDKDSSSSSGVGSYPAAHSSHSSTSADHHTALTSTPELVSSVLGGGSGYGSTGSYGVTDSYKYRKQGSFEQTNKSLDDQLKELDSQLLSKRALCCFPGFSNPGTASRKGKIPKPLLAGVDSTGTSSTASSKSRLLDDSGGEVSPGIMEFASAASRLKGTVSRLSDGKPEDMMLLEKQGRSSQRQRMQEGEPRRAGSLPPSSLPRPPKNLKSTNSRYCRLSDTETRKKSDPGPALDTSVSMKVRDTSNCTIEYGRFDTKAQRRKKSSGTEQLVVNNSLKKPSSTTSHEYERLQGENIRKKQPSSSETKHREMQSRSLIPPPSRRIGEYGRLSDGTLRKQTGSRGQSTGSTVSSKSGGRDSGGTASSEASTSSLPPSKARSIPRPSNYRIQF; this is encoded by the exons atgaGTTCTCTGCAGCAAGGTAGCAGATTCTTacctttttcaaataataatatacaaaggAAGCAACTATCAATGCAAG gtGGTCTTCCACAAAGTTTGAGTGGTAGTGAAACTGATGTATCGACATCAAATGAGAACTTAACTAATGAAGATCGATATGTTATAAGACATACAGCTCGTCAAGAACCTCAAGGCCAAGAAAATCAGCAGCAAAGTCCATCGAGGTCTTCCAgtcataaagaaaatataccaaatatacAA GGTAACCTGCTCAACAGAAACAGTTTGAAGGATAGTTTAAATGGTTCAAACAGAaacagtttgaaagaaaatttgaatggTTCTAATCGAAATAGCCTTAAAGACAGCATTAATGGTTCTAATAGAAATAGTTTGAAGGATAATTTAAGTAATCGTACCAGTGTAGGGTCAAATAGAAGTAGCTTAGATGTGTCTACAAGCTCTTACAACACACTTATTATACACAATGCTAATGATGATAATTCATGGGTACCATCTGGAAG GTTGTCAGGTGTAGTAAGAGAACATGGAGATATGGGTTACTTATATTGTGATGGTGGTGGTAAAGGACATTCGAATAGTCCTACTATGCAgtctttatcaaatttatctcATGAAGACCATGTTTATGAACAACCTAATAATGGAGGATGTCAAGAAATTACAGATATACCAGATGATTATCTTAGTCAGTCACAG GTATTAAAACATCTTGCAAAAGAAGTTAAAGTACCATCTTATAGCAAGCTAACTAATAATGGAGGAAATATTGATATGAGAATGAGAGATGGTGATAGAGGAAAACAGAATGATAGCGAATCAGAAGATAGACCACCACCTTCGTATATGTCTGTTCTGCtaccattaaaaaataaatctcgtCTTCTTGGGCCAATGGAAAAATTGACATTATCAAGATCACAACCTGATTTATCTAGAATAGGCAAACCAGATATGGATAATTACAATTTGCGGGCAACTTCTCCACG acCTCAAACGAAAGGAAGAGAGGAGACAGAATCTGCAACAGGTGAAATTTGGCCACCATCAGAGATGATACAAATTGTAATCCAGGAGAACAGTGccttaaaattagaattagaaCGATGCTATAACAAAGTTGCTAAATCTCAAAAGTTGGAACAAGAGATCGCGAAGGTACACAGGGCTCATGAGGAATTGGCTGCGTCCAGTGAACGAAGAGAGAAACTGGAACGAGCTGCTAGACTGAGGTTACAAAATGACTGCAGACGATTAACCGAATTAAATCGTGCATTGAGAGATCAAATAGATTTATTATCGGCACGTACCGATAGTCCTCCGATCGTAGAATCTATGAGAAAGGAATTAACGCAACGAGAGTTATTAATTGGTCAATTGATTACACaaa ATAAAGAATTAGCCGCGGCGAAAGAAAGGCAGGAAATCGAATTAGCAGCACAGCGAGCAACGTTACAAGAACAACGTACACACATAGATATTTTAGATACTGCTCTCACTAACGCACAAGGCAATGTTGTACGCCTTGAAGAAgag TGTCGGAAGAAACAAGTATACGTAGAAAGGGTAGGCCAACTTCAACGAGCTTTGTCTTCTCTTCAAGCGTCCAGTGACagaagagaagaaacagaaagacAGTTGAGAGGTCAATTAGAACGGGAATTAAGAGAAggcggtggcggcggtggcggtggtgCTAATGGTAATGAACAATCCTCCAATGGAGAAACGATCGCagaattaaaacgaagaatacgcgaaagagatgaaaaaattatgtCACTCGAGGGTGACGTTGCAAAATGGGAGCAACGTTATCTCGAAGAAAGTGCACTAAGGCAAGCGGCAATTGATGCAGCCAGTCTACCAAA GGACGCCAAGATAGCTGCGTTAGAGAAGACGAGTCAAGACGCTGAGAAATTAATTGCAGAGGCACGTTCTGAGAAAATGAGACACATGGATGAAGTACACGCGGCACAGAAAAAATTAGCTGATTTTGAATCTag AATGAAGGATCTAGAATCGAAATTAGCTGAAAGGGATGCAATGATTAGAGTCCTTCAAAAACATACGTATGACAAGGATAGTAGTAGCAGTAGTGGTGTTGGTAGTTACCCTGCTGCACATTCGTCTCACTCAAGCACATCAGCGGATCACCATACTGCACTAACAAGCACGCCAGAACTCG TAAGCAGTGTATTGGGTGGTGGTAGTGGTTATGGAAGTACTGGTTCGTATGGTGTTACGGACAGTTACAAGTATAGGAAGCAGGGGAGCTTCGAACAAACGAATAAAAGTCTCGATGATCAATTAAAAGAACTAGACTCCCAACTACTTAGTAAG CGGGCACTTTGCTGTTTTCCAGGATTCTCTAATCCAGGCACTGCGTcgcgaaaaggaaaaataccCAAGCCATTATTGGCGGGTGTAGATAGCACAGGTACCTCGAGCACCGCCTCGAGCAAGAGTCGCCTATTAGACGACTCCGGTGGCGAGGTTTCGCCGGGTATCATGGAATTTGCGAGTGCAGCCTCGAGACTAAAAGGCACTGTATCGAGATTGTCAGACGGTAAGCCCGAAGATATGATGCTGCTGGAGAAGCAGGGCAGAAGCTCTCAGAGGCAGAGGATGCAAGAGGGCGAACCACGTCGCGCGGGTAGTCTTCCTCCTAGCTCGTTACCGCGGCCACCGAAGAATCTGAAGTCGACGAACTCGCGTTACTGCAGACTAAGCGACACGGAGACTCGCAAGAAATCAGATCCAGGTCCAGCTTTGGACACCTCTGTGAGCATGAAGGTGCGCGATACGAGCAACTGCACCATCGAGTATGGCAGATTCGACACGAAGGCTCAGCGTCGAAAGAAATCATCCGGAACGGAACAGTTGGTCGTGAATAATTCGCTGAAAAAGCCATCCTCTACGACAAGTCACGAGTACGAGCGCCTTCAAGGTGAAAATATTCGCAAGAAACAGCCTTCCAGTTCAGAAACGAAGCACAGGGAAATGCAGAGTCGCTCGCTGATACCTCCACCGTCTCGTCGTATCGGAGAGTACGGTCGCCTCAGCGATGGCACCTTGAGAAAGCAAACTGGTTCACGAGGACAAAGCACCGGAAGCACGGTGAGCAGCAAGAGCGGCGGGCGCGACTCCGGAGGCACTGCTAGCAGCGAGGCGTCCACGTCATCGTTGCCTCCTTCCAAAGCAAGATCCATACCTCGTCCGAGCAATTACCGCATTcagttttaa
- the LOC132907261 gene encoding NKAP family protein CG6066 isoform X2: MDARRRDREQIGLCGVDRIWGKSPTRIEDSDENEETNKYKDSIIPKDRKRKHEMKKKKSKKQKKEKKAKKDKKKKRKRKRSDSSSDSEPEEYEWVEKNGINDKAKVKKGSSSDESGDEVVGPVQKPHVTLSAKDFGKALLPGEGAAMAAYVAEGKRIPRRGEIGLTSEEIAAYESVGYVMSGSRHRRMEAVRIRKENQIYSADEKRALAMFSKEERQKRENLILGQFREMVNQKLAQEQKKK, translated from the exons ATGGACGCACGGAGACGGGATAGAGAGCAAATTGGGTTATGTGGTGTTGATAGAATTTGGGGAAAATCACCAACTCGAATCGAAGA TTCTGACGAAAATGAGGAGACTAATAAGTATAAAGACAGTATTATACCAAAAGACAGAAAAAGGAAACATGAGATGAAAAAGAAG aaaagtaaaaaacaaaagaaagaaaagaaagctaagaaagacaaaaaaaagaaacggaaaagGAAAAGGTCAGATAGTAGCTCTGACAGCGAACCTGAGGAATATGAATGGGTGGAAAAGAATGGAATTAATGATAAAGCAAAGGTTAAAAAGGGATCAAGTTCAGATGAGAGTGGTGATGAAGTAGTGGGACCAGTTCAAAAGCCACATGTCACATTATCTGCTAAAGATTTTGGCAAGGCTCTTTTACCTGGTGAAGGTGCTGCTATGGCTGCATACGTTGCAGAAGGAAAACGTATACCTAGAAGAGGTGAAATTGGCCTAACTTCAGAAGAGATAGCAGCATATGAATCTGTTGGCTACGTTATGAGTGGTAGTAG acATCGGCGGATGGAAGCTGTTCGAATCCGTAAGGAGAACCAAATTTATTCTGCTGATGAGAAACGAGCATTGGCTATGTTTAGTAAAGAAGAACGACAGAAGAGAGAAAATCTTATTTTGGGGCAATTCAGAGAGATGGTTAATCAGAAATTAGCTcaggaacaaaagaaaaagtaa
- the LOC132907237 gene encoding angiomotin-like protein 1 isoform X2, whose amino-acid sequence MSSLQQGSRFLPFSNNNIQRKQLSMQGGLPQSLSGSETDVSTSNENLTNEDRYVIRHTARQEPQGQENQQQSPSRSSSHKENIPNIQGNLLNRNSLKDSLNGSNRNSLKENLNGSNRNSLKDSINGSNRNSLKDNLSNRTSVGSNRSSLDVSTSSYNTLIIHNANDDNSWVPSGRLSGVVREHGDMGYLYCDGGGKGHSNSPTMQSLSNLSHEDHVYEQPNNGGCQEITDIPDDYLSQSQVLKHLAKEVKVPSYSKLTNNGGNIDMRMRDGDRGKQNDSESEDRPPPSYMSVLLPLKNKSRLLGPMEKLTLSRSQPDLSRIGKPDMDNYNLRATSPRPQTKGREETESATGEIWPPSEMIQIVIQENSALKLELERCYNKVAKSQKLEQEIAKVHRAHEELAASSERREKLERAARLRLQNDCRRLTELNRALRDQIDLLSARTDSPPIVESMRKELTQRELLIGQLITQNKELAAAKERQEIELAAQRATLQEQRTHIDILDTALTNAQGNVVRLEEECRKKQVYVERVGQLQRALSSLQASSDRREETERQLRGQLERELREGGGGGGGGANGNEQSSNGETIAELKRRIRERDEKIMSLEGDVAKWEQRYLEESALRQAAIDAASLPKDAKIAALEKTSQDAEKLIAEARSEKMRHMDEVHAAQKKLADFESRMKDLESKLAERDAMIRVLQKHTYDKDSSSSSGVGSYPAAHSSHSSTSADHHTALTSTPELVSSVLGGGSGYGSTGSYGVTDSYKYRKQGSFEQTNKSLDDQLKELDSQLLSKRALCCFPGFSNPGTASRKGKIPKPLLAGVDSTGTSSTASSKSRLLDDSGGEVSPGIMEFASAASRLKGTVSRLSDGKPEDMMLLEKQGRSSQRQRMQEGEPRRAGSLPPSSLPRPPKNLKSTNSRYCRLSDTETRKKSDPGPALDTSVSMKVRDTSNCTIEYGRFDTKAQRRKKSSGTEQLVVNNSLKKPSSTTSHEYERLQGENIRKKQPSSSETKHREMQSRSLIPPPSRRIGEYGRLSDGTLRKQTGSRGQSTGST is encoded by the exons atgaGTTCTCTGCAGCAAGGTAGCAGATTCTTacctttttcaaataataatatacaaaggAAGCAACTATCAATGCAAG gtGGTCTTCCACAAAGTTTGAGTGGTAGTGAAACTGATGTATCGACATCAAATGAGAACTTAACTAATGAAGATCGATATGTTATAAGACATACAGCTCGTCAAGAACCTCAAGGCCAAGAAAATCAGCAGCAAAGTCCATCGAGGTCTTCCAgtcataaagaaaatataccaaatatacAA GGTAACCTGCTCAACAGAAACAGTTTGAAGGATAGTTTAAATGGTTCAAACAGAaacagtttgaaagaaaatttgaatggTTCTAATCGAAATAGCCTTAAAGACAGCATTAATGGTTCTAATAGAAATAGTTTGAAGGATAATTTAAGTAATCGTACCAGTGTAGGGTCAAATAGAAGTAGCTTAGATGTGTCTACAAGCTCTTACAACACACTTATTATACACAATGCTAATGATGATAATTCATGGGTACCATCTGGAAG GTTGTCAGGTGTAGTAAGAGAACATGGAGATATGGGTTACTTATATTGTGATGGTGGTGGTAAAGGACATTCGAATAGTCCTACTATGCAgtctttatcaaatttatctcATGAAGACCATGTTTATGAACAACCTAATAATGGAGGATGTCAAGAAATTACAGATATACCAGATGATTATCTTAGTCAGTCACAG GTATTAAAACATCTTGCAAAAGAAGTTAAAGTACCATCTTATAGCAAGCTAACTAATAATGGAGGAAATATTGATATGAGAATGAGAGATGGTGATAGAGGAAAACAGAATGATAGCGAATCAGAAGATAGACCACCACCTTCGTATATGTCTGTTCTGCtaccattaaaaaataaatctcgtCTTCTTGGGCCAATGGAAAAATTGACATTATCAAGATCACAACCTGATTTATCTAGAATAGGCAAACCAGATATGGATAATTACAATTTGCGGGCAACTTCTCCACG acCTCAAACGAAAGGAAGAGAGGAGACAGAATCTGCAACAGGTGAAATTTGGCCACCATCAGAGATGATACAAATTGTAATCCAGGAGAACAGTGccttaaaattagaattagaaCGATGCTATAACAAAGTTGCTAAATCTCAAAAGTTGGAACAAGAGATCGCGAAGGTACACAGGGCTCATGAGGAATTGGCTGCGTCCAGTGAACGAAGAGAGAAACTGGAACGAGCTGCTAGACTGAGGTTACAAAATGACTGCAGACGATTAACCGAATTAAATCGTGCATTGAGAGATCAAATAGATTTATTATCGGCACGTACCGATAGTCCTCCGATCGTAGAATCTATGAGAAAGGAATTAACGCAACGAGAGTTATTAATTGGTCAATTGATTACACaaa ATAAAGAATTAGCCGCGGCGAAAGAAAGGCAGGAAATCGAATTAGCAGCACAGCGAGCAACGTTACAAGAACAACGTACACACATAGATATTTTAGATACTGCTCTCACTAACGCACAAGGCAATGTTGTACGCCTTGAAGAAgag TGTCGGAAGAAACAAGTATACGTAGAAAGGGTAGGCCAACTTCAACGAGCTTTGTCTTCTCTTCAAGCGTCCAGTGACagaagagaagaaacagaaagacAGTTGAGAGGTCAATTAGAACGGGAATTAAGAGAAggcggtggcggcggtggcggtggtgCTAATGGTAATGAACAATCCTCCAATGGAGAAACGATCGCagaattaaaacgaagaatacgcgaaagagatgaaaaaattatgtCACTCGAGGGTGACGTTGCAAAATGGGAGCAACGTTATCTCGAAGAAAGTGCACTAAGGCAAGCGGCAATTGATGCAGCCAGTCTACCAAA GGACGCCAAGATAGCTGCGTTAGAGAAGACGAGTCAAGACGCTGAGAAATTAATTGCAGAGGCACGTTCTGAGAAAATGAGACACATGGATGAAGTACACGCGGCACAGAAAAAATTAGCTGATTTTGAATCTag AATGAAGGATCTAGAATCGAAATTAGCTGAAAGGGATGCAATGATTAGAGTCCTTCAAAAACATACGTATGACAAGGATAGTAGTAGCAGTAGTGGTGTTGGTAGTTACCCTGCTGCACATTCGTCTCACTCAAGCACATCAGCGGATCACCATACTGCACTAACAAGCACGCCAGAACTCG TAAGCAGTGTATTGGGTGGTGGTAGTGGTTATGGAAGTACTGGTTCGTATGGTGTTACGGACAGTTACAAGTATAGGAAGCAGGGGAGCTTCGAACAAACGAATAAAAGTCTCGATGATCAATTAAAAGAACTAGACTCCCAACTACTTAGTAAG CGGGCACTTTGCTGTTTTCCAGGATTCTCTAATCCAGGCACTGCGTcgcgaaaaggaaaaataccCAAGCCATTATTGGCGGGTGTAGATAGCACAGGTACCTCGAGCACCGCCTCGAGCAAGAGTCGCCTATTAGACGACTCCGGTGGCGAGGTTTCGCCGGGTATCATGGAATTTGCGAGTGCAGCCTCGAGACTAAAAGGCACTGTATCGAGATTGTCAGACGGTAAGCCCGAAGATATGATGCTGCTGGAGAAGCAGGGCAGAAGCTCTCAGAGGCAGAGGATGCAAGAGGGCGAACCACGTCGCGCGGGTAGTCTTCCTCCTAGCTCGTTACCGCGGCCACCGAAGAATCTGAAGTCGACGAACTCGCGTTACTGCAGACTAAGCGACACGGAGACTCGCAAGAAATCAGATCCAGGTCCAGCTTTGGACACCTCTGTGAGCATGAAGGTGCGCGATACGAGCAACTGCACCATCGAGTATGGCAGATTCGACACGAAGGCTCAGCGTCGAAAGAAATCATCCGGAACGGAACAGTTGGTCGTGAATAATTCGCTGAAAAAGCCATCCTCTACGACAAGTCACGAGTACGAGCGCCTTCAAGGTGAAAATATTCGCAAGAAACAGCCTTCCAGTTCAGAAACGAAGCACAGGGAAATGCAGAGTCGCTCGCTGATACCTCCACCGTCTCGTCGTATCGGAGAGTACGGTCGCCTCAGCGATGGCACCTTGAGAAAGCAAACTGGTTCACGAGGACAAAGCACCGGAAGCACG tAG
- the LOC132907262 gene encoding rhodanese domain-containing protein CG4456-like isoform X3, producing the protein MYTEYHLDICFLYQCIINFSTSILHNTDFKTMSGGDEICLNVDYNEILKAQNDSSVLIIDVREKEEIDETGKLPGSIHIPMGDVANTLLSLSEKDFKERFNKEKPSKNTKIILSCRSGKRSGMVQEEIRKLGYENAYNYVGGWLDWESNHKV; encoded by the exons ATGTACACAGAATATCATCTTGATATCTGTTTTTTATatcaatgtataataaat TTTTCAACCTCAATACTTCATAATACAGATTTTAAAACTATGTCTGGAGGTGATGAAATTTGCCTTAATGTTGATTATAATGAGATTCTAAAAGCTCAAAATGATAGTAGTGTTTTAATCATCGATGTcagggaaaaggaagaaattgaTGAAACTGGGAAGCTACCTGGAAGTATTCATATACCAA tggGAGATGTTGCAAATACATTGTTAAGCCTTTCTGAGAAAGATTTTAAGGaaagatttaataaagaaaaaccTTCCAAAAATACAAAGATCATATTAAGTTGTAGATCTGGGAAGAGAAGTGGCATGGTTCAAGAAGAAATTCGAAAGCTTGGATAtgaaaa cGCATACAATTATGTTGGAGGATGGCTAGACTGGGAAAGCAATCATAAAGTATAa
- the LOC132907261 gene encoding NKAP family protein CG6066 isoform X1 has product MDARRRDREQIGLCGVDRIWGKSPTRIEDSDENEETNKYKDSIIPKDRKRKHEMKKKSFLVSYNKCSLSLFQKSKKQKKEKKAKKDKKKKRKRKRSDSSSDSEPEEYEWVEKNGINDKAKVKKGSSSDESGDEVVGPVQKPHVTLSAKDFGKALLPGEGAAMAAYVAEGKRIPRRGEIGLTSEEIAAYESVGYVMSGSRHRRMEAVRIRKENQIYSADEKRALAMFSKEERQKRENLILGQFREMVNQKLAQEQKKK; this is encoded by the exons ATGGACGCACGGAGACGGGATAGAGAGCAAATTGGGTTATGTGGTGTTGATAGAATTTGGGGAAAATCACCAACTCGAATCGAAGA TTCTGACGAAAATGAGGAGACTAATAAGTATAAAGACAGTATTATACCAAAAGACAGAAAAAGGAAACATGAGATGAAAAAGAAG TCTTTTCTTGTGagttataataaatgttctttatcattgtttcagaaaagtaaaaaacaaaagaaagaaaagaaagctaagaaagacaaaaaaaagaaacggaaaagGAAAAGGTCAGATAGTAGCTCTGACAGCGAACCTGAGGAATATGAATGGGTGGAAAAGAATGGAATTAATGATAAAGCAAAGGTTAAAAAGGGATCAAGTTCAGATGAGAGTGGTGATGAAGTAGTGGGACCAGTTCAAAAGCCACATGTCACATTATCTGCTAAAGATTTTGGCAAGGCTCTTTTACCTGGTGAAGGTGCTGCTATGGCTGCATACGTTGCAGAAGGAAAACGTATACCTAGAAGAGGTGAAATTGGCCTAACTTCAGAAGAGATAGCAGCATATGAATCTGTTGGCTACGTTATGAGTGGTAGTAG acATCGGCGGATGGAAGCTGTTCGAATCCGTAAGGAGAACCAAATTTATTCTGCTGATGAGAAACGAGCATTGGCTATGTTTAGTAAAGAAGAACGACAGAAGAGAGAAAATCTTATTTTGGGGCAATTCAGAGAGATGGTTAATCAGAAATTAGCTcaggaacaaaagaaaaagtaa
- the LOC132907262 gene encoding rhodanese domain-containing protein CG4456-like isoform X2 codes for MYCLILCCNISCIKFILCDLKPTLQFSTSILHNTDFKTMSGGDEICLNVDYNEILKAQNDSSVLIIDVREKEEIDETGKLPGSIHIPMGDVANTLLSLSEKDFKERFNKEKPSKNTKIILSCRSGKRSGMVQEEIRKLGYENAYNYVGGWLDWESNHKV; via the exons ATGTACTGTTTGATACTATGTTGCAACATAAGTTGTATAAAATTCATACTGTGTGATT TAAAACCAACTTTACAGTTTTCAACCTCAATACTTCATAATACAGATTTTAAAACTATGTCTGGAGGTGATGAAATTTGCCTTAATGTTGATTATAATGAGATTCTAAAAGCTCAAAATGATAGTAGTGTTTTAATCATCGATGTcagggaaaaggaagaaattgaTGAAACTGGGAAGCTACCTGGAAGTATTCATATACCAA tggGAGATGTTGCAAATACATTGTTAAGCCTTTCTGAGAAAGATTTTAAGGaaagatttaataaagaaaaaccTTCCAAAAATACAAAGATCATATTAAGTTGTAGATCTGGGAAGAGAAGTGGCATGGTTCAAGAAGAAATTCGAAAGCTTGGATAtgaaaa cGCATACAATTATGTTGGAGGATGGCTAGACTGGGAAAGCAATCATAAAGTATAa
- the LOC132907262 gene encoding rhodanese domain-containing protein CG4456-like isoform X1, giving the protein MNFNKLRQCYKFLSFKSLHQSSYVIPKPFIYDKLLKIASYRIFFHGNLQKILKEEPFSTSILHNTDFKTMSGGDEICLNVDYNEILKAQNDSSVLIIDVREKEEIDETGKLPGSIHIPMGDVANTLLSLSEKDFKERFNKEKPSKNTKIILSCRSGKRSGMVQEEIRKLGYENAYNYVGGWLDWESNHKV; this is encoded by the exons atgaattttaataaattacgacaatgctataaatttctttctttcaaatcaTTACATCAAAGTTCATATGTTATACCAAAACcatttatttatgataaattgttgaaaatcgCTTCATATAGGATATTTTTTCATGGtaatctacaaaaaatattaaaagaggAGCCC TTTTCAACCTCAATACTTCATAATACAGATTTTAAAACTATGTCTGGAGGTGATGAAATTTGCCTTAATGTTGATTATAATGAGATTCTAAAAGCTCAAAATGATAGTAGTGTTTTAATCATCGATGTcagggaaaaggaagaaattgaTGAAACTGGGAAGCTACCTGGAAGTATTCATATACCAA tggGAGATGTTGCAAATACATTGTTAAGCCTTTCTGAGAAAGATTTTAAGGaaagatttaataaagaaaaaccTTCCAAAAATACAAAGATCATATTAAGTTGTAGATCTGGGAAGAGAAGTGGCATGGTTCAAGAAGAAATTCGAAAGCTTGGATAtgaaaa cGCATACAATTATGTTGGAGGATGGCTAGACTGGGAAAGCAATCATAAAGTATAa